The following are encoded together in the Tribolium castaneum strain GA2 chromosome 3, icTriCast1.1, whole genome shotgun sequence genome:
- the kay gene encoding kayak isoform D (isoform D is encoded by transcript variant D), with protein MWQTSLSQSSSDSNTRSTPPLTQKTSLINNTPQTRRNMGGRKPARDLNISPEEEERRRIRRERNKAAAARCRKRRVDHTNALIKETEDLEQKKQALQEEIQEYQRMKDELDYLLESHRSSSSNCRLHSQSPPDVKPFVFGSRVNGDRVKPELDEASLPTSNDSFCIPSPAKRVMLSSTAPISKPCRPNSLNVMSTAPKNNSISDIAGIPITTPSTGIQFNFDSLMVGGTGLTPVSAPLVPSCSTQQRNIPTSAADMTSPDACGPPKLVSL; from the exons ATGTGGCAAACTTCACTTTCTCAATCTAGTTCGGACTCAAACACCAGGTCGACGCCACCCCTGACCCAGAAAACTAgtcttattaataatacaCCGCAAACGAGGCGTAATATGGGAGGGAGGAAACCCGCAAGAGATCTCAACATCAGTCCGGAAGAAGAAGAACGAAGACGCATACGGAGAGAACGAAATAAAGCCGCAGCGGCACGCTGCAGGAAACGCAGAGTCGACCACACAAACGCTTTAATCAAA gAGACGGAAGATTTGGAGCAGAAGAAGCAAGCGCTCCAGGAGGAGATCCAGGAGTACCAACGCATGAAAGACGAATTGGACTACCTCCTGGAATCGCACCGTTCCTCCTCTAGCAATTGCCGCCTGCACTCGCAGAGCCCCCCTGACGTCAAGCCGTTCGTCTTCGGAAGTCGAGTGAACGGCGACCGGGTCAAGCCGGAGCTGGACGAGGCGTCGCTCCCGACGTCAAACGACTCCTTCTGTATACCATCGCCAGCGAAGCGAGTGATGTTGAGTTCGACCGCTCCCATATCGAAGCCTTGCAGACCGAATTCGCTGAACGTGATGTCGACAGCCCCCAAAAACAACAGCATTAGCGACATAGCGGGCATTCCGATCACGACGCCCTCGACCGGCATCCAGTTCAATTTCGACTCGCTGATGGTGGGGGGCACAGGGCTGACGCCCGTCTCGGCCCCCTTGGTGCCTTCGTGCAGCACCCAGCAGAGGAACATCCCCACGAGTGCTGCCGATATGACGTCGCCGGACGCGTGCGGGCCCCCGAAACTTGTTAGTTTATAA
- the kay gene encoding kayak isoform C (isoform C is encoded by transcript variant C) — protein sequence MSQLVPYLNFGLDDSQADESDLFYGYANLGNSKMFIALEGINSGVPTRTTPTLTPTTLRSIEQTFIELQTKPESHENEAGFVPPLVHSIGNNQYISASDADIYSSKSQNMWQTSLSQSSSDSNTRSTPPLTQKTSLINNTPQTRRNMGGRKPARDLNISPEEEERRRIRRERNKAAAARCRKRRVDHTNALIKETEDLEQKKQALQEEIQEYQRMKDELDYLLESHRSSSSNCRLHSQSPPDVKPFVFGSRVNGDRVKPELDEASLPTSNDSFCIPSPAKRVMLSSTAPISKPCRPNSLNVMSTAPKNNSISDIAGIPITTPSTGIQFNFDSLMVGGTGLTPVSAPLVPSCSTQQRNIPTSAADMTSPDACGPPKLVSL from the exons TTCATAGCTCTAGAAGGCATCAATTCGGGAGTACCAACTCGAACAACCCCTACTTTAACTCCGACAACTCTTCGAAGTATCGAGCAAACCTTTATAGAATTGCAGACGAAGCCGGAATCTCACGAAAACGAAGCCGGTTTCGTCCCACCTCTAGTTCATTCTATAG gAAACAATCAGTATATTTCAGCGTCGGATGCTGATATTTACTCATCAAAGTCACAAAACATGTGGCAAACTTCACTTTCTCAATCTAGTTCGGACTCAAACACCAGGTCGACGCCACCCCTGACCCAGAAAACTAgtcttattaataatacaCCGCAAACGAGGCGTAATATGGGAGGGAGGAAACCCGCAAGAGATCTCAACATCAGTCCGGAAGAAGAAGAACGAAGACGCATACGGAGAGAACGAAATAAAGCCGCAGCGGCACGCTGCAGGAAACGCAGAGTCGACCACACAAACGCTTTAATCAAA gAGACGGAAGATTTGGAGCAGAAGAAGCAAGCGCTCCAGGAGGAGATCCAGGAGTACCAACGCATGAAAGACGAATTGGACTACCTCCTGGAATCGCACCGTTCCTCCTCTAGCAATTGCCGCCTGCACTCGCAGAGCCCCCCTGACGTCAAGCCGTTCGTCTTCGGAAGTCGAGTGAACGGCGACCGGGTCAAGCCGGAGCTGGACGAGGCGTCGCTCCCGACGTCAAACGACTCCTTCTGTATACCATCGCCAGCGAAGCGAGTGATGTTGAGTTCGACCGCTCCCATATCGAAGCCTTGCAGACCGAATTCGCTGAACGTGATGTCGACAGCCCCCAAAAACAACAGCATTAGCGACATAGCGGGCATTCCGATCACGACGCCCTCGACCGGCATCCAGTTCAATTTCGACTCGCTGATGGTGGGGGGCACAGGGCTGACGCCCGTCTCGGCCCCCTTGGTGCCTTCGTGCAGCACCCAGCAGAGGAACATCCCCACGAGTGCTGCCGATATGACGTCGCCGGACGCGTGCGGGCCCCCGAAACTTGTTAGTTTATAA
- the kay gene encoding kayak isoform A (isoform A is encoded by transcript variant A), with translation MAYLDQREIANFLAQELFYQQFIALEGINSGVPTRTTPTLTPTTLRSIEQTFIELQTKPESHENEAGFVPPLVHSIGNNQYISASDADIYSSKSQNMWQTSLSQSSSDSNTRSTPPLTQKTSLINNTPQTRRNMGGRKPARDLNISPEEEERRRIRRERNKAAAARCRKRRVDHTNALIKETEDLEQKKQALQEEIQEYQRMKDELDYLLESHRSSSSNCRLHSQSPPDVKPFVFGSRVNGDRVKPELDEASLPTSNDSFCIPSPAKRVMLSSTAPISKPCRPNSLNVMSTAPKNNSISDIAGIPITTPSTGIQFNFDSLMVGGTGLTPVSAPLVPSCSTQQRNIPTSAADMTSPDACGPPKLVSL, from the exons ATGGCCTATTTAGACCAAAGAGAAATCGCTAATTTTCTCGCGCAGGAGTTATTTTACCAGCAG TTCATAGCTCTAGAAGGCATCAATTCGGGAGTACCAACTCGAACAACCCCTACTTTAACTCCGACAACTCTTCGAAGTATCGAGCAAACCTTTATAGAATTGCAGACGAAGCCGGAATCTCACGAAAACGAAGCCGGTTTCGTCCCACCTCTAGTTCATTCTATAG gAAACAATCAGTATATTTCAGCGTCGGATGCTGATATTTACTCATCAAAGTCACAAAACATGTGGCAAACTTCACTTTCTCAATCTAGTTCGGACTCAAACACCAGGTCGACGCCACCCCTGACCCAGAAAACTAgtcttattaataatacaCCGCAAACGAGGCGTAATATGGGAGGGAGGAAACCCGCAAGAGATCTCAACATCAGTCCGGAAGAAGAAGAACGAAGACGCATACGGAGAGAACGAAATAAAGCCGCAGCGGCACGCTGCAGGAAACGCAGAGTCGACCACACAAACGCTTTAATCAAA gAGACGGAAGATTTGGAGCAGAAGAAGCAAGCGCTCCAGGAGGAGATCCAGGAGTACCAACGCATGAAAGACGAATTGGACTACCTCCTGGAATCGCACCGTTCCTCCTCTAGCAATTGCCGCCTGCACTCGCAGAGCCCCCCTGACGTCAAGCCGTTCGTCTTCGGAAGTCGAGTGAACGGCGACCGGGTCAAGCCGGAGCTGGACGAGGCGTCGCTCCCGACGTCAAACGACTCCTTCTGTATACCATCGCCAGCGAAGCGAGTGATGTTGAGTTCGACCGCTCCCATATCGAAGCCTTGCAGACCGAATTCGCTGAACGTGATGTCGACAGCCCCCAAAAACAACAGCATTAGCGACATAGCGGGCATTCCGATCACGACGCCCTCGACCGGCATCCAGTTCAATTTCGACTCGCTGATGGTGGGGGGCACAGGGCTGACGCCCGTCTCGGCCCCCTTGGTGCCTTCGTGCAGCACCCAGCAGAGGAACATCCCCACGAGTGCTGCCGATATGACGTCGCCGGACGCGTGCGGGCCCCCGAAACTTGTTAGTTTATAA